AAAGCTGAAGCGGTTTGGATCTTGGGCCGCATGGGAGAACCGCAGCTTTTATCCGCCGCATGTCTTTACGACGGCCTTCCGCTGTCGGGCTCGCCCATTCTCTTTCGCGCCGAGACGGAAGCGCCGAGACTCGATGCGCTGGCGGCGGTCGGCGACACCCTCATTCGCGCTCGTCCGGCAACCGTCATCAGTCTGCAGGTGAGGACTCTCGACCAGTTCAGGGAGCCGATGGCCGATCAATTGGTCACCTTTTCTGTGTTGAGCGGCGATGCCCGCTGGCGGGAAACCATCGATCCTTCTCTCACTTTACACAGCAGTGCCGAGGGTGTCGTGACGGCGGAGCTAATCACCGGCGTCAAGCCTGCCGTAATCGAAGCAGTTTCTTTCGGCCCGCAGGGACGTCTGCTCGGCAATGCGATCGTTCGCTTTACCGTCGTACCCGCCGGGCCGCGCCTGATCATTGCAGCGGGCGACGGCCAAGCCGCACCGGTCGGAAGTCGGTTGCCGACTCCTCTCACCGTACGGGCAGTGGATGAAAACGAGCAGGGAATCGGCGGAATTGAGGTCACTTTTACCCCGACTGTCGGGGACGGCCGACTGCTCGACGCAGCGCAACAGACCACCGACGCGCAAGGCTATGCAACGGTCGGTTATCAATTGGGATTGAAAAGCGGACTGCATCGAATCCGCGCGGCTTCTGCTTTGGGTGAAGTCGAGTTTTCTGCGCGTGCCGTGGCGGGAGAGGCATCGCAGCTGGTCGTCGTCAAGGGCGACGGCCAAACCGGCGTAGCAGGCCATCCGCTCAACCAAAAGCTCATCGTCCAGGTAAAAGATGCGTTCGACAACGGCGTGCCGAAAGTGACGGTTTACTTTGAGCCGGAGCAGGGTTTCGCCGAGCCGCCGCAGGCTGCTGCAGATTCTCTCGGTTTTGTCGGCTGCGAATGGACGTTGGGATTGGAAGCGGGGGAACAAACACTGACCGCGCGACTGGAGGGAACTGCACAGACCCGTTTTACCGCCGCGGCGTTACCGAACCAAGCGCCGGTTTTGGTGCTGCCGGACAGCATAGTTGTTGATGAAAATCAGCCGATGCGGCTGACCATCGAGGCGCACGATCCCGAAAACGACAGCCTTTCGATCGTCGTCCTCAATCTTCCTGCCGGTGCGCAGTTCGATGTCGCCAAACGCGAGTTTTCTTGGCACCCCAATTATGATCAGGCCGGCAGATATTCGCCTGTTTTTTATGCCGCCGATCACTTGGGCGCGGCAGCGATGCGGGTTCTTCCCATCATCGTTCGCAACGTCAATCGTCCGCCGGTTATCGCCGAAGAGATTTGCCGACCGACGGTGCGGGACCTCGGAGCCGTCCACAAAAACGAGCCGATCGATTTTTACGCCGCAGCAAGGGACCCGGACGGTGATCCGCTGCATTTCATCTGGACGGTCATGGGCAGGCCGACCGCGTTAGGGCAAATGTTTCACTTTGCCCCGCAGACTTTTAATGGCGCAATAGAAGTCAAAGCGTTAGTCTTTGACTTTGAGGACACCGTGAGCACCAGCTGGCGGCTGCATGTGGTTACGAGCGTCGAGGTGAGCGATTTCTCCGCCGCTTACGAACCGTTTGCGGGCGTACGGTTATCGTGGAAAATTCTCCAGAACGGCACCGGCTCCCTCAGCATCGAGCGCCGAGACGGTGAAACGATTCAATTGCTGGGAGCAACGAGCGCCGATTCTATCGGCTATTGTCATTTTCTCGATGGAACCGCAGAAGCCGGTAAAAGTTACCTCTACCGCCTGCTTACGGAAACTGGCTATGGCGAGCCGCTCGAACTCGGGCGTATCGCCGTCTCGGTACCGCTGCCGCGCGAGTTTGCGCTGCTGCCGCTCTTTCCCAATCCTTTCAATGCCTGCGTGCAGCTGCGGCTTACGCTGCCGCAGGATTCCTTTGTTCGTCTTGCTGTCTATGATCTGCTCGGCCGGCGCGTGCGGCAATTAATCGATTGCAGGCTCAAGGCAGGCTGCCATACGTTTATGTGGGATGGAAAAAACGAAATCGGTTTGTCCTGCGCTTCCGGAAACTATCTGATCCGCGCCGAATCGACGGCGGGCAAGACCGTGCAAAAGGCAACCCTGCTCAAATAACCCTGAAAAATGTCGTGAGAATAGTCGGACGGAGCTTTTTGCAGGCCTTGGCGGAGCAGCATGCTTTAGCGAAAGAGCGAATTGGATGATTTACATGCAGCAGGAATATGGCCTTTAAAAGCCGTATAACGGTCAGGTTCAGCCGCGTAAGGACCTTGTCGGCTGCAACCCGTTGTTAGCCTCCCGAAGGTCCAGATACATTTGTCAACACATCCTTGATGTCGCCAGGGCTACGCACCACCGCCCATCGCCAGCGGCCAAAGCCGCCGTGCGCATTGACGGCCTGTATCCACTCGTCCAGGTAACGATGCTTGACGGCATCCTGCTCGCTCTCTTCGCCTTTGGTCTCCAGGATAAGCATCTCGCCGTTTGCCAGTCGCACCAGGAAATCGGGGCGATATTTGCGCACCACGCCCTGGTAGAGATAGGGAATCTCGAAGCCGAGATGGTCGTTCTTGACCCAGGCCCCCACCGCCTCGCTATTGTCCAGCGCAAAGGCGTCCGACGCCTCCCACGTGCTATCGTACACGCAGACGTTGATGTGTGACCTGGCCGTGCGGGCGCAGGGCTTGCCGGTGTACCAGGGCGTCATCTCGCCGGTCGAGCGGATGGGGTGGTCGCGGTCAAAGACCGGCTCCAGGCGCCCGGTGTTCTCCTGGCGGACGGCGTCCAGCACGTGTTGGATGACGCGGCTCATGTTGAGGGTGATGATCAGGCGGCGGCGCAGGTCATCCTGATAGAAGAGCGGCGGGGTGATGTGGATGCGGTCGGAGCGGATGAACTGCTCGACAATGCGAATCAGTTGCGCCAGCAGAACGTCATGGCTGCCCCGCCATGAGGGCTTCATCTGATCAAAGACATCACGCGCCGTCTCAAAGATGATGCGCTGGGTGCGGAATTCGGCCGCCAGACGTTCCAGTTCGATGCGGTCAACCTTCGTTACGTCTGGTTTACCTTCCAGGACAGGTGCCAGTTCGGCGATTTGGGCCGTCTTGGCGGCATCCAGTTCCAGCGGCGAAAGATGCGCCCAGTCCACGGTAAGCCGGGGCTGCAAGACGTGTTCGATGCGCACGACGTTCGGCCAGCGGATTTCGTAAGCGGCTTTGGCAGGGTCCACCTGCACCAGCGTTTTGGGCGCGGGCGGAGGTGGCGGGCCGCTTTCGGTGCTTTCGTGTGGCAGAAAGGTGAACGGCACGCCAAAGATGTTGACGTATTCGGGGTCGAACAGGCCGGTCTGCGGGTTGACTTCGTAGGAAGTGCGCCGCAGGCCGCGCCCGACCACCTGTTCACACAACAACTGGGACGTAAAGGCGCGCAGCCCCATGATGTGTGTGACGGTTTTGGTGTCCCAGCCTTCGGAAAGCATGCCAACCGAGATGACGTTCTGGATGTGCTCGCCCGGCTGGCCGATTTTACCGACCGTATCCACCATCTGGCGCAAAAGCTCGGCTTTTTGCGCCGTGGTTAGTGGTTTGTGGTTAGTGGCTGATGGGGCATCGGTTGCACCATCGTCCTGTTCACTGTCCACCGACCACTGTTCACTATCCACCTCCTTCGCCTCGGCCTCTGCCAGCACCTTCGAGTCAATGTGCAGGATGCGCTGCGGGTCGCACAGTTCGTCAATCTGGATGCGACGGGAGTCGAAGGCGTGTTTGACGCGCGCCGCCGTCTCGACGCGGTTGGCGACGGTGATCATCACCGGCGGTGTGGGCAAACCGGCTGCCTGCCAGGCCTTGAGCGTCTCGCGCCAGTCGTAGCCGAGCAGGTAGTAGGCGTTCAGCACCAGGTCGGGCAGGGGTTCGTGCGGTTCGGCGCGGCGGTTCAGGTCGTCTTTGACGTCCGGGTCGTTGTAGATGTGGTAAAGGCGCGAGCGGTAGGTTTTGGCGTCCGGCACGGCGTCGTCGCGGATGACGACGCGCGGGGTCTTGACCAGGCCGGATTCGATGGCGTCGTTCAGCCCAAAGTCGCTGACGATCCAGCCAAAGAGGGTCTCCTCGCCGCTCTTGCCGCCGGTGGGCGCAAAGGGGGTGGCGGAGAAATCGTAACATTTGAGCAGGCCGCGGGCGCGGTGCAGGCGGTCGAGGCCGCCGATCCAGACGGTGGCTTCTTCGGCGCTGTCCTTCAGGTCGCGCTGACGCAGGTATTTGCCGGCCGCTTCGGGGTTGACGCGCCAGGCGTGATGGGCTTCGTCGTTGATGACCAGAAGGTTGCGGGCGTTTGCCATCTCGCCCAGCACCTCGCGGGCGTAGGCTTCGTCGCTCTTGGGGCCGCGCTTATCCACGCTTTTGCGCTTTTTCAGTTGCTCTTCGCTTTCCCAGGCCAGGGCGTGCCAGTTGCGCACCAGCACGCGCCCCTGGCGCAGTTTGTCGAGCAGGGCCGAGGGAACGATGTCGAAGGCTTCGTAGTAATTGCCCTCCGCCGTGGGGTACAACACCTCCAGCCGCTTTTTGACCGTCAGCCCGGGCGCAATGACCAGGACGTTCTTGGAGAAGCGGCTGTCCTGCGGGTTGACGACTTTGTTCAGCACCTGCCAGGCGATGACCATCGCCATCACAATCGTCTTGCCGGAGCCGGTGGCCATCTTGCAGCACTGACGGATAAAGTCGCCGCCGTCGGTGGGGATTTCGATGCCGGCGCGCTCGGCCGGCGATGCCTCGGTGAGCCAGATGAGCGTTTCGACGGCTTCCAACTGGCAGAAGAAGAAGCGCCGCCGGTCGAAGTCTTCGGGGTCCTGCCAGTGTTCGAGCAAACGTTTCGTGATGCTGGTGACGCCCGGATAGCCCGCCTCGCGCCAGGCCTTCAGGCGCGGGCGGATGGCATTGACCAGCGGAATCTCGACGAACAGGCCGGGGTCGTCAAAGGCTTTGGAGCCGGGCGTGGCGACCACGTAACCGGCCGGGCGGCGGCCTTCGGCCAGGTCGAAGAGTTTGCTGGCCGGGTCGTAGCGCCAGTGGTAGCGCGGCTCTTCGTAGGGCGAGTTGATGATGAGGCGGTCTATGGTGGCGCGGGGCATCAGGCGTTTTCTCCCAGAGCGGCCTTGATAACGGCGATCAACGGCGGCAGCCCATCCTGAACTGTCTTCCAGAGGATATCCAGGTCTATGTCGAAATAGGCATGGACAAGCCGGTGCCGTATCCCCGTGATTTTCTCCCAGGGAATTTGCGGCAATTGCGCCCTGGTTTCTGCGCGGACCTGGTAGGCCGCCTCGCCGATGATCTCAATCGCTTTGACAAGCGCCCAAACCAGTTGCAGGTCATCATTGAGGTCGTCTCTGCGTTTGTTCCGGATGAATGCGCGGGCCTGCTCGGCCGCATCCAGCATGTGTTGGAGGCGGATACGGTCATCCGGCTGCATATTGCACCTCCGCCTCTTCCATCACCTGCCGGCGAAAATAACGGCTCAGGTCGCCGGGAGTGCGCAAATCCACTTTTCTGCCGTTCAGCAAGGATGAAAGTTCTTGCTCCATGCCGGCAAGATCAAAGAGTGTTGGAATGCGATCCGGCTCAAATTCGACCAGCACATCCACGTCGCTGTCGGGACGAAAATCCTCCCGCAGCGCCGATCCGAAAATCGCCAGTCGTCGAATGCCGTGTTTTCGACAAAAAGCCGCAATTTGTTCACGCGGGATAGTTAGTGCAGGATTCACGCTTCCACCTCGATCACTTTCATGCTCTCGATGCCCCGGTCATCCACGATCTTGACGGCGATGCGTTTGTATTCGCCCGGCTCGAAGGGCAGCGAGACCGTACCCCAGTAGGCGCGGATGCGCTCGGGGTCAATTTCCGCCTTCAGGTTGCGGGCCAGTTTCGCCCAGGCTTCGTCGTCGGCCGCCAGGGGGAAGAAGACCTGGCGCGGGTAGAGGCTGCGCCCGTCATAGTCGGTGTCCAGCATCCAGAGGGCGATTTTGTCCTTGCCGCCCGATTCGAGCTGGCCGGTCCTGGTGTTGTAGTAATCAAAGCCGTTTACAGTAACCTG
The sequence above is drawn from the candidate division KSB1 bacterium genome and encodes:
- a CDS encoding DEAD/DEAH box helicase family protein, whose protein sequence is MPRATIDRLIINSPYEEPRYHWRYDPASKLFDLAEGRRPAGYVVATPGSKAFDDPGLFVEIPLVNAIRPRLKAWREAGYPGVTSITKRLLEHWQDPEDFDRRRFFFCQLEAVETLIWLTEASPAERAGIEIPTDGGDFIRQCCKMATGSGKTIVMAMVIAWQVLNKVVNPQDSRFSKNVLVIAPGLTVKKRLEVLYPTAEGNYYEAFDIVPSALLDKLRQGRVLVRNWHALAWESEEQLKKRKSVDKRGPKSDEAYAREVLGEMANARNLLVINDEAHHAWRVNPEAAGKYLRQRDLKDSAEEATVWIGGLDRLHRARGLLKCYDFSATPFAPTGGKSGEETLFGWIVSDFGLNDAIESGLVKTPRVVIRDDAVPDAKTYRSRLYHIYNDPDVKDDLNRRAEPHEPLPDLVLNAYYLLGYDWRETLKAWQAAGLPTPPVMITVANRVETAARVKHAFDSRRIQIDELCDPQRILHIDSKVLAEAEAKEVDSEQWSVDSEQDDGATDAPSATNHKPLTTAQKAELLRQMVDTVGKIGQPGEHIQNVISVGMLSEGWDTKTVTHIMGLRAFTSQLLCEQVVGRGLRRTSYEVNPQTGLFDPEYVNIFGVPFTFLPHESTESGPPPPPAPKTLVQVDPAKAAYEIRWPNVVRIEHVLQPRLTVDWAHLSPLELDAAKTAQIAELAPVLEGKPDVTKVDRIELERLAAEFRTQRIIFETARDVFDQMKPSWRGSHDVLLAQLIRIVEQFIRSDRIHITPPLFYQDDLRRRLIITLNMSRVIQHVLDAVRQENTGRLEPVFDRDHPIRSTGEMTPWYTGKPCARTARSHINVCVYDSTWEASDAFALDNSEAVGAWVKNDHLGFEIPYLYQGVVRKYRPDFLVRLANGEMLILETKGEESEQDAVKHRYLDEWIQAVNAHGGFGRWRWAVVRSPGDIKDVLTNVSGPSGG
- a CDS encoding DUF86 domain-containing protein codes for the protein MQPDDRIRLQHMLDAAEQARAFIRNKRRDDLNDDLQLVWALVKAIEIIGEAAYQVRAETRAQLPQIPWEKITGIRHRLVHAYFDIDLDILWKTVQDGLPPLIAVIKAALGENA
- a CDS encoding nucleotidyltransferase family protein; translation: MNPALTIPREQIAAFCRKHGIRRLAIFGSALREDFRPDSDVDVLVEFEPDRIPTLFDLAGMEQELSSLLNGRKVDLRTPGDLSRYFRRQVMEEAEVQYAAG